The Acidobacteriota bacterium genome includes a window with the following:
- a CDS encoding bifunctional nuclease family protein encodes MIEMNIKGLMVDPITNMPIIILRDSEGQKVLPIWVGVFEANAIALQIENIQTPRPMTHDLLRNIIQDLQATVDKIVVCDLKENTFYAMIHLKTPLGPVAIDARPSDAIALALRTRAPILVDEKVIDHAKTVDLSNEKQDSDRLQQWLEQLDPDDMGKYKM; translated from the coding sequence ATGATCGAAATGAACATCAAGGGGCTGATGGTCGATCCCATCACCAACATGCCCATCATCATCCTCCGCGACTCGGAGGGGCAGAAGGTGCTGCCGATCTGGGTGGGCGTGTTCGAGGCCAACGCCATCGCGTTGCAGATCGAGAACATCCAGACGCCGCGGCCGATGACGCACGACCTGTTGCGCAACATCATCCAGGACCTGCAGGCGACGGTGGACAAGATCGTGGTGTGCGACCTGAAGGAGAACACCTTCTACGCGATGATCCATCTCAAGACTCCGCTGGGTCCGGTGGCGATCGACGCCCGGCCGAGCGACGCCATCGCGCTCGCGCTGCGCACCCGCGCGCCGATCCTGGTGGACGAGAAAGTGATCGACCACGCCAAGACGGTGGACCTGTCGAACGAGAAGCAGGACAGCGATCGTCTCCAACAATGGCTGGAGCAGTTGGATCCAGACGACATGGGTAAGTACAAGATGTAA
- the miaB gene encoding tRNA (N6-isopentenyl adenosine(37)-C2)-methylthiotransferase MiaB, translating into MKYFIETYGCQMNVHDSERMAGLLEQSGYDAAESERDADLVVVNTCSVRERAEEKLYTRLGEIKEMSREHGRDPLVVVAGCVAQQEGTKLIKRSKGVVNLVVGTQQVKMLPMLATQALNERPSVFYGRSRNEGLIAIENPYEEPSFPLGVVRRGDPVRAYVTIIEGCNDFCAFCVVPYTRGHERMRSKAEILADVREAADSGRREVQLLGQIVNHYQAPDDPACDFPALLEAVHEVPGIDRIRFASPHPRHTSDRLIGTVRDLPKVCKHLHLPVQSGSSRVLSLMRRRHTRDEYLDLVARIRAAIPNVQLSTDMIVGFPGETAADFDETMSLTEAVGYHSIFSFKYSERPNTLASKRMPDDVTDEEKKRRIVALQSLQRSIQSNLFQRSIGTTHEVLVEATSRRSGWELTGRTSGNTVVNFPGPPEWLGRLVDVTIRRTGPNSVWGEPVM; encoded by the coding sequence ATGAAATACTTCATCGAGACCTACGGCTGCCAGATGAACGTGCACGACTCCGAGCGCATGGCCGGGTTGCTCGAGCAGTCGGGCTACGACGCGGCCGAGTCTGAGCGCGATGCCGACCTCGTGGTAGTCAACACTTGCAGCGTGCGCGAACGGGCGGAAGAGAAGCTCTATACCCGCCTGGGCGAGATCAAGGAAATGAGCCGCGAGCATGGCCGCGACCCGTTGGTGGTGGTGGCCGGCTGCGTAGCGCAACAGGAAGGCACCAAACTCATCAAGCGCTCAAAGGGCGTCGTCAACCTGGTGGTCGGCACACAACAGGTGAAGATGCTGCCGATGCTTGCGACGCAGGCGCTGAACGAGCGGCCGTCGGTGTTCTACGGGCGCTCGCGAAATGAAGGACTGATCGCCATCGAGAATCCGTACGAGGAACCCTCGTTCCCGCTGGGCGTGGTTCGGCGGGGCGATCCGGTCCGCGCCTACGTGACCATTATCGAGGGCTGCAACGATTTCTGCGCTTTCTGTGTCGTGCCGTATACCCGTGGGCACGAGCGCATGCGGTCTAAAGCCGAGATATTGGCTGACGTGCGAGAAGCGGCTGACAGCGGGCGGCGCGAGGTGCAACTCCTCGGACAAATCGTGAACCATTACCAGGCTCCAGACGACCCGGCGTGCGACTTCCCGGCGCTGCTCGAGGCCGTGCACGAGGTGCCGGGCATTGACCGCATCCGGTTTGCCAGCCCGCATCCGCGGCACACGAGCGACCGCCTCATCGGCACGGTGCGCGACTTGCCGAAGGTGTGTAAACACCTGCACCTTCCCGTGCAGTCGGGCTCGTCGCGGGTCCTGTCACTGATGCGGCGGCGGCACACGCGCGACGAGTACCTCGACCTGGTTGCACGCATTCGCGCGGCTATCCCGAACGTGCAGCTATCGACCGATATGATCGTTGGCTTCCCAGGAGAGACGGCAGCCGACTTTGACGAGACGATGAGCCTGACCGAAGCGGTCGGCTACCACAGCATCTTCTCGTTCAAGTATTCGGAGCGCCCGAACACGCTGGCCTCGAAGCGGATGCCGGACGATGTGACGGACGAAGAGAAGAAGCGGCGCATCGTGGCGCTGCAGTCGCTCCAGCGATCGATCCAGTCGAACCTCTTCCAGCGGTCGATTGGCACGACACATGAAGTACTGGTGGAGGCGACCAGCCGGCGAAGCGGGTGGGAACTGACGGGCCGCACCAGCGGCAACACGGTGGTCAATTTCCCAGGACCGCCGGAATGGCTGGGGCGGTTGGTGGACGTGACGATCCGGCGTACCGGCCCCAACAGCGTGTGGGGCGAGCCGGTCATGTAG
- the recN gene encoding DNA repair protein RecN has product MIRYLAIRNLAVIESVAVDFEHSFNVLTGETGAGKSILVEAVGLLLGGRATQDLIRTGEDLASVEAVFETADGEELIVRREITSQGRSRAFINGALATAAALKDLANRLVELHGQHEHQQLLDPSQHLALLDTWAGLDAERGRVAAAFDTVRGWRDALDRLRMDDRERAARLDLVEFQLGELQKAGLQAGEDETLAADRQLLRSADTIHRLCNEGYAELYDTETAALGTLGRVWKRVGELAAIDPRFAPYLEARDAIKAQLEDLAFTLRDFADGIDASPGRLQQVEDRLALIERLKRKHGGTLEEAIAVRDRLAAEFQALTGGQSTLAEIEQRLADAGRVFLDEARALSSARRSAAARFAKSLEAELADLAMARTKFEVRLSSSESETEWTAAGIDAGEFFLSPNVGEELRPLARIVSGGELSRVMLALKTLGAKDGMAGKTLIFDEVDAGIGGRVASVVGDKLAALGQRFQVLCITHLPQIAASGRTQFLIEKRVQGSRTVTSVTRLTAEDRVPEVARMMGGSAAGVKALESARELLETAQAKGETAAKAKGESPRRAKAKLE; this is encoded by the coding sequence ATGATCCGCTACCTCGCCATCCGCAACCTCGCGGTCATCGAGTCGGTGGCGGTCGATTTTGAACACTCGTTCAATGTCCTGACCGGCGAAACCGGGGCCGGCAAGTCCATCCTCGTCGAAGCTGTCGGGCTGCTGCTCGGCGGCCGCGCCACCCAGGACCTGATCCGCACCGGAGAGGACCTCGCCAGCGTCGAGGCCGTCTTCGAGACCGCCGACGGGGAAGAGTTGATCGTCCGGCGCGAGATTACCTCGCAGGGACGCAGCCGCGCCTTCATCAACGGCGCGCTCGCGACCGCCGCGGCCCTGAAGGACCTGGCGAACCGCCTGGTCGAACTGCACGGCCAGCACGAGCATCAACAGCTGCTCGATCCGTCCCAGCACCTGGCGTTGCTCGATACGTGGGCCGGTCTCGATGCGGAACGTGGCCGGGTCGCCGCCGCGTTCGACACCGTCCGCGGCTGGCGCGACGCACTCGATCGGCTGCGCATGGACGACCGCGAGCGCGCCGCGCGGCTGGACCTGGTCGAGTTCCAGCTGGGCGAACTCCAGAAGGCCGGCCTCCAGGCCGGAGAAGACGAGACGCTGGCGGCGGACCGCCAGTTGCTGCGCAGCGCCGACACGATTCATCGGCTCTGCAACGAAGGCTACGCCGAGCTCTACGATACCGAGACGGCGGCGCTCGGCACGCTCGGCCGGGTCTGGAAACGGGTGGGGGAGTTGGCCGCGATCGACCCGCGCTTCGCGCCGTACCTGGAGGCCCGCGACGCAATCAAGGCACAGCTCGAAGACCTGGCGTTCACGCTCCGCGACTTTGCCGACGGCATCGACGCCTCGCCAGGCCGGCTCCAGCAGGTCGAGGACCGGCTGGCCCTGATTGAGCGCCTCAAGCGGAAGCACGGGGGGACACTCGAAGAGGCAATTGCCGTTCGCGACCGCCTCGCCGCCGAGTTCCAGGCCCTGACCGGTGGCCAGTCGACCCTGGCCGAGATCGAGCAGCGGCTGGCGGACGCGGGCCGGGTGTTCCTGGACGAGGCCCGGGCGTTATCGTCGGCCCGCCGGTCCGCGGCCGCGCGGTTCGCCAAGAGCCTTGAAGCCGAGCTGGCCGATCTGGCGATGGCCCGGACGAAGTTCGAAGTGCGGCTGTCGAGCAGCGAGTCGGAAACGGAGTGGACCGCAGCCGGCATCGACGCGGGGGAGTTTTTCCTGTCGCCCAACGTCGGCGAAGAGCTCCGGCCGCTGGCGCGCATTGTTTCGGGTGGTGAACTGTCGCGGGTCATGCTGGCGCTGAAGACGCTGGGCGCCAAAGACGGCATGGCGGGCAAGACCCTGATCTTCGACGAGGTCGATGCCGGGATCGGCGGGCGAGTGGCCAGCGTGGTCGGCGACAAACTGGCGGCGCTCGGCCAGCGGTTCCAGGTGCTCTGCATCACGCACCTGCCGCAGATCGCCGCGAGCGGCCGCACCCAGTTCCTGATCGAGAAACGGGTACAGGGCAGCAGGACGGTGACGAGCGTCACCCGCCTGACCGCCGAGGATCGCGTACCGGAGGTTGCCCGCATGATGGGCGGATCGGCGGCCGGGGTGAAGGCGCTCGAAAGCGCCCGCGAGCTGCTCGAGACCGCCCAGGCGAAAGGTGAAACTGCGGCGAAAGCGAAAGGCGAAAGTCCGCGGCGGGCGAAAGCGAAACTGGAATGA
- a CDS encoding ParA family protein, with protein MILSIANQKGGVGKTTTAINLAAALAMRGKPTLLIDLDPQGNSSMSFIDIRTATRSMYDVFVDNTVHLADVIVPASLPNLSIAPARIALAKLESRLVGELDAPFRLKDELAALQGQFANIVIDCPPALGLLTINALVASTHLLIPIQSSYFALEGTDDLLETIEKVRQRPNPELQILGVVITMHDKRTALARDIQEQIRKVFGDKVFRTVISKSVRLEESPAYRESIFTFAPESSGATEYYSLCEEVIDRA; from the coding sequence ATGATTCTCAGTATTGCCAACCAGAAAGGCGGCGTGGGGAAAACCACCACCGCCATCAACCTCGCGGCCGCTCTTGCCATGCGCGGCAAGCCGACGCTGCTCATCGACCTGGACCCGCAAGGCAATAGCAGCATGTCGTTCATCGACATCCGCACCGCCACGCGAAGCATGTACGACGTGTTCGTCGACAACACCGTGCACCTGGCCGACGTGATCGTGCCGGCCTCGCTGCCGAACCTGTCGATCGCACCGGCGCGCATCGCCCTGGCCAAGCTCGAATCGCGGCTGGTCGGCGAGCTCGATGCGCCATTCCGGTTGAAGGATGAACTGGCCGCGCTCCAGGGGCAGTTCGCCAACATCGTCATCGACTGTCCGCCGGCCCTGGGCCTGCTGACCATCAACGCGCTGGTCGCCTCGACCCATTTGCTAATCCCGATCCAGTCGTCGTACTTCGCGCTCGAAGGCACGGACGACTTGCTCGAGACCATTGAAAAGGTCCGCCAGCGGCCGAACCCGGAACTGCAGATCCTGGGCGTGGTGATCACCATGCACGACAAGCGCACGGCGCTGGCCCGCGACATCCAGGAACAGATTCGCAAGGTCTTCGGCGACAAGGTCTTCCGCACCGTCATCAGCAAGAGCGTGCGGCTCGAGGAGAGCCCGGCGTACCGGGAGTCCATTTTCACCTTCGCGCCGGAGTCATCTGGCGCGACCGAGTACTACAGTTTGTGTGAGGAGGTGATCGACCGTGCCTAA
- a CDS encoding ParB/RepB/Spo0J family partition protein, with the protein MPKPRGLPDNLRMRHDAHYVETLAASAGAPVGRMVPIDQIDPNPDQPRQAMGDLAELISSVTEKGIIEPLVVRQRGPRYQIIAGERRYHASVQAGLTELPVVIRDVDDREMLELALVENIQRKDLTAFEESEAMQALAQRCGYTHEDLSKRLGKSRTTITEALSINGIPPEVRKVCRLAGINSRSLLLQVVRQGDPQKMLALVEKIANQGATREQLRKDTQKVKPGRPKAFVFAFRPPSKAFNMRLSFNKKNASKDEVIAALENILQELKHAK; encoded by the coding sequence GTGCCTAAGCCTCGCGGATTGCCAGACAACCTGCGCATGCGCCACGACGCGCATTACGTCGAAACCCTCGCGGCCTCAGCCGGCGCCCCGGTCGGCCGCATGGTCCCAATCGACCAGATCGACCCCAACCCCGACCAGCCGCGACAGGCCATGGGCGACCTGGCCGAGCTGATTTCCTCGGTCACCGAGAAGGGGATTATCGAGCCCCTGGTGGTTCGCCAGCGCGGGCCGCGGTACCAGATCATCGCCGGCGAACGGCGATACCACGCCTCGGTCCAGGCCGGGCTTACCGAGTTGCCGGTCGTCATCCGCGACGTGGACGACCGCGAGATGCTGGAACTGGCGCTGGTCGAGAACATCCAGCGCAAGGACCTGACGGCGTTTGAAGAGTCTGAAGCCATGCAGGCGCTGGCACAGCGCTGCGGTTATACCCACGAGGACCTGTCGAAACGCCTGGGCAAGTCGCGGACCACGATCACCGAGGCGCTGTCGATCAACGGCATTCCGCCGGAGGTCCGGAAGGTCTGCCGGCTGGCCGGCATCAACAGCCGTTCGCTGTTGCTGCAGGTGGTCCGCCAGGGCGACCCGCAGAAGATGCTGGCGCTCGTCGAGAAGATTGCCAACCAGGGCGCGACCCGTGAGCAACTGCGCAAGGATACCCAGAAGGTCAAACCCGGGCGGCCCAAGGCGTTCGTGTTTGCATTCAGGCCGCCGAGCAAGGCCTTCAACATGCGCCTGAGCTTCAACAAGAAGAACGCGAGCAAGGACGAAGTGATTGCCGCACTCGAGAACATTCTCCAGGAACTGAAACACGCGAAGTGA
- a CDS encoding glycoside hydrolase family 57 protein, with protein sequence MVNLALLWHMHQPFYEDLATGEHILPWVRLHAIKDYWGMVALMGEFPGVRATFNLVPSLVVQVQAFAEDRASDRHLAAGLKPAEALTADEAGWLVANGFHAPYGRMIAPYPRYAELHAARLAGAAFTPADLRDLQVWHKLAWIDPDWLARDPRLVELIARDRDYTEADKVALRQIELELLRLVVPAYREAGERGQVELACSPFYHPILPLLHDSDVGLGTHPGAGRPRTRFARPDDARTQIERALAFHADTFGRRPAGMWPSEGSVSDAAVALLAESGVTWIATDEDILARSLGVALPRDEFGHALRPEILYRPYRLGAAGPVALFRDHALSDRIGFHYQSWDAGAAAADFVDRVRTAGHRFAAATGGEVGTVSVILDGENAWEHYPGGGRPFLRALYSALAAAGDIRTVTMAEAASGPAVPLASVHAGSWINADFYIWMGHRDDHRAWSQLAEARDTFDRHAGGVAADRRDQAFEELLIAEGSDWFWWYGDDHSSDHDQEFDELFRLHLRNAYAALGVPVPDELYVSNISTGAATELSPAGVVSVRLDGRATSYLEWAGASRPSLVRPAGAMHEVAAASPITELLVGFDASAGLCLRLAGPVVGLLSSGSATLVVLVSAPDTRQVPVEPAWQSVDELAEVIIPIDEFEVLRGQRLEFRLQVRARTNDVLDTVPAGGPWTVIVPGPGSATSDWHL encoded by the coding sequence ATGGTGAACCTCGCCCTGCTGTGGCACATGCACCAGCCCTTTTACGAGGACCTCGCCACCGGCGAGCACATCCTTCCGTGGGTGCGGCTGCATGCCATCAAGGACTACTGGGGCATGGTCGCCCTGATGGGCGAGTTTCCGGGCGTACGCGCGACCTTTAACCTGGTGCCGTCGCTGGTCGTGCAGGTCCAGGCGTTTGCGGAAGACCGGGCCTCGGATCGGCACCTCGCCGCGGGGCTCAAGCCGGCGGAGGCGTTGACCGCAGACGAGGCCGGCTGGCTGGTCGCCAACGGGTTTCATGCACCGTACGGCCGCATGATTGCGCCCTATCCGCGTTACGCGGAACTGCACGCCGCGCGCCTGGCCGGGGCCGCGTTCACGCCCGCCGACCTGCGCGATCTGCAGGTCTGGCACAAGCTCGCCTGGATCGACCCCGACTGGCTGGCGCGCGACCCGCGGCTCGTCGAGCTGATTGCCCGCGACCGTGACTACACCGAGGCCGACAAGGTGGCGCTGCGGCAAATCGAACTCGAACTGCTGCGGCTCGTGGTGCCGGCCTATCGAGAAGCCGGCGAGCGCGGGCAGGTCGAGCTGGCGTGCTCACCGTTCTATCACCCGATTCTGCCGCTGCTGCACGACTCGGATGTCGGGCTCGGCACGCATCCGGGCGCAGGTCGGCCCCGCACCCGGTTTGCCCGCCCCGATGACGCCAGGACGCAGATCGAGCGGGCCCTCGCGTTTCACGCCGACACTTTCGGCCGCCGACCGGCGGGCATGTGGCCCTCGGAAGGCTCGGTCTCGGACGCCGCGGTGGCGCTTTTGGCTGAGTCCGGCGTGACGTGGATCGCGACCGACGAGGACATCCTGGCGCGCTCGCTTGGCGTGGCCTTGCCGCGCGACGAGTTCGGCCACGCGCTCCGGCCCGAGATCCTGTACCGGCCCTATCGGCTGGGCGCCGCGGGCCCGGTCGCGCTGTTTCGCGATCACGCGCTGTCGGATCGGATTGGCTTCCACTATCAATCGTGGGACGCGGGGGCGGCGGCCGCGGATTTCGTGGACCGGGTGCGGACGGCAGGCCATCGGTTCGCGGCAGCCACCGGCGGGGAAGTCGGGACGGTCAGCGTGATCCTGGACGGAGAGAACGCGTGGGAACACTATCCCGGCGGCGGGCGGCCGTTCCTGCGGGCGCTTTATTCGGCGCTGGCAGCGGCCGGTGACATCCGGACCGTGACCATGGCCGAGGCGGCGTCGGGGCCGGCGGTCCCGTTGGCGTCGGTCCACGCTGGCTCGTGGATCAACGCCGATTTCTATATCTGGATGGGCCATCGCGATGACCACCGGGCCTGGTCGCAATTGGCCGAGGCGCGTGACACGTTCGATCGCCATGCGGGGGGCGTGGCCGCCGACCGGCGCGACCAGGCCTTCGAGGAATTACTAATCGCCGAAGGCAGTGATTGGTTCTGGTGGTACGGCGATGACCACTCGTCGGACCACGACCAGGAATTCGACGAGCTGTTCCGGCTCCACCTGCGCAATGCCTATGCGGCGTTGGGCGTTCCCGTTCCGGACGAGCTATACGTGTCGAACATCTCCACCGGCGCGGCTACGGAACTCAGCCCGGCGGGGGTGGTCTCGGTCAGGCTCGATGGTCGCGCGACGAGCTACCTGGAATGGGCGGGTGCGTCGCGGCCGTCGCTGGTCCGGCCAGCCGGCGCCATGCATGAGGTGGCCGCCGCTTCACCCATCACCGAACTGTTGGTCGGGTTCGATGCGTCGGCCGGTCTGTGCCTTCGACTCGCCGGGCCGGTGGTCGGCTTGTTGTCGTCCGGGTCGGCGACCCTGGTCGTGCTGGTTTCGGCGCCCGACACCCGTCAGGTCCCGGTCGAGCCGGCGTGGCAATCTGTTGATGAGCTGGCAGAGGTGATCATCCCGATCGACGAATTCGAAGTCCTGCGGGGTCAGCGGCTCGAATTCCGGCTCCAGGTTCGGGCGCGGACCAACGACGTCCTGGACACCGTTCCGGCTGGCGGTCCGTGGACCGTGATTGTTCCGGGGCCGGGCTCAGCAACTTCGGACTGGCATCTCTAG
- a CDS encoding MotA/TolQ/ExbB proton channel family protein, whose protein sequence is MPTPGSFVLALQLEGELPPTRAAAGEFADLIFAASPVVMAVMVILLIFSIISLGIVLHKFWAFRGIEKQSTTFLEVFRKSAKFSEVQAVCPSLALSPLVGMFQAGYAELTAQLRQSQGAASPGTPAPRPTLKSITAVDRALLRASSIEVAKLERRMTFLATTASITPFIGLFGTVWGIMTAFMNIGTQGSTDLAVVSGPIAEALIATALGLFAAIPAVYFYNHFTSKVKNYASEMDDFALEFLNISERNFT, encoded by the coding sequence TTGCCGACGCCTGGATCGTTTGTCCTGGCATTGCAACTCGAGGGCGAACTGCCGCCCACTCGAGCGGCTGCCGGGGAGTTCGCTGACCTAATCTTCGCCGCCAGCCCCGTCGTCATGGCGGTGATGGTAATCCTGCTCATCTTCTCGATCATTTCGCTGGGCATCGTCCTCCACAAGTTCTGGGCGTTCCGTGGCATCGAGAAGCAATCCACCACGTTCCTCGAGGTCTTCCGCAAGTCGGCCAAGTTCTCCGAAGTGCAGGCGGTCTGCCCTTCCCTGGCGCTCAGCCCGCTGGTCGGGATGTTCCAGGCCGGCTACGCCGAGTTGACGGCCCAGTTGCGGCAATCGCAGGGGGCGGCCAGTCCTGGAACGCCTGCGCCACGTCCTACTTTGAAGAGCATCACGGCGGTCGACCGCGCGCTGCTGCGCGCCTCGTCCATTGAAGTGGCCAAGCTCGAGAGGCGGATGACGTTTCTCGCCACCACCGCGAGCATCACGCCCTTCATCGGGCTCTTCGGAACGGTCTGGGGGATCATGACGGCGTTCATGAACATCGGCACGCAAGGCTCGACCGACCTGGCCGTGGTCAGCGGTCCGATCGCCGAGGCGCTGATTGCCACCGCGCTCGGCCTGTTCGCCGCGATCCCGGCCGTCTACTTCTACAACCACTTCACCTCGAAGGTGAAGAACTACGCGTCCGAAATGGACGACTTCGCGCTGGAGTTCCTGAACATCTCGGAAAGGAACTTCACCTAG
- the tolB gene encoding Tol-Pal system beta propeller repeat protein TolB, which translates to MTNRSLATKLSGAMLLAASAVLTAQQPATPPAPPQPQTSVELRLTGESGTPPRLAVPDLLALSPDRETQEAARTISEVLFADLDFEREFALIPRDTYKSIPVAGSIEAVPFDRWRELGADGVIIGTVQKTPTGIRVEMRLYNVRARQSAYGREYTGAAANPRIYAHTMADELHESQRQLRGVARTKLTFASDRNREPVMNTVEKRDVKEIYIADYDGANPRRITINRNLNVTPNWSPDGRSIAYTSYRSGRPDVLISNIYAGTMESPTKGVGQNFLPVFSPDGNRIAFMSTRDGNSEIYVMNRDGSNVTRLTNNPAIDVTPTWSPTGTQIAFTSERRGRPQIFVVNVDGTGLRQVSFESYADRPTWSPPPYNEIAFAAQTGPGFDIKILNIASGETRQITFGEGSNESPAWAPNGRHLAFMSTRAGRSQIFTVDRDGRNLRQITRDGNNQMPHWSQ; encoded by the coding sequence ATGACGAACCGATCACTGGCGACGAAACTTTCAGGCGCGATGTTGTTGGCGGCCTCGGCGGTCCTCACCGCCCAGCAACCGGCCACCCCTCCCGCGCCGCCACAGCCACAGACCAGCGTCGAATTAAGACTGACCGGCGAATCGGGCACGCCGCCGCGGCTGGCGGTGCCCGACCTGCTGGCACTGTCGCCCGATCGCGAGACCCAGGAGGCGGCCCGTACGATCAGTGAAGTGCTGTTCGCCGACCTCGACTTCGAGCGCGAGTTCGCGTTGATTCCGCGCGACACCTACAAGTCGATCCCGGTCGCCGGCTCGATTGAGGCCGTGCCGTTCGATCGCTGGCGCGAGCTCGGCGCCGACGGCGTGATCATCGGCACCGTGCAGAAGACGCCGACCGGCATTCGCGTCGAGATGCGCCTGTACAACGTGCGCGCGCGGCAGTCGGCGTACGGCCGCGAGTACACCGGGGCCGCCGCCAACCCGCGCATCTACGCGCACACCATGGCCGACGAGTTGCACGAATCGCAGCGCCAACTGCGCGGCGTCGCGCGGACCAAGTTGACCTTCGCGTCCGATCGCAATCGCGAACCGGTGATGAACACGGTCGAGAAGCGCGACGTGAAAGAGATTTACATTGCCGACTACGACGGCGCCAACCCCCGCCGCATCACCATCAATCGCAACCTCAACGTCACGCCGAACTGGTCGCCCGACGGCCGCTCGATTGCCTACACCTCGTATCGCAGCGGCCGGCCCGACGTGTTGATCTCCAATATCTACGCCGGGACGATGGAGTCGCCCACGAAAGGCGTCGGCCAGAATTTCCTGCCGGTGTTCTCCCCCGACGGCAACCGCATCGCCTTCATGTCGACCCGTGACGGCAACAGTGAGATCTACGTGATGAACCGCGACGGCTCCAATGTCACGCGGCTCACCAACAATCCGGCCATCGACGTCACGCCGACGTGGTCGCCCACCGGGACGCAGATCGCCTTCACCTCGGAGCGGCGCGGCCGGCCGCAGATTTTTGTGGTCAATGTCGATGGCACCGGGCTGCGCCAGGTGTCCTTCGAATCGTATGCCGACCGCCCCACCTGGTCGCCCCCGCCGTACAACGAGATTGCGTTTGCCGCCCAGACCGGGCCCGGGTTCGACATCAAGATTCTCAACATCGCCAGCGGCGAGACGCGCCAGATCACGTTTGGCGAGGGCAGCAATGAGAGCCCGGCGTGGGCGCCCAACGGCCGCCACCTCGCGTTCATGTCCACGCGCGCCGGCCGCAGCCAGATCTTCACGGTCGACCGGGACGGACGCAACCTCCGGCAGATCACCAGGGATGGCAACAACCAGATGCCGCATTGGTCGCAATAA
- a CDS encoding TonB C-terminal domain-containing protein: protein MDAVSEVLIARSAKSDGLSSMVGWSAMAHVALVAAVAFVPGAWFGAIEREPEVILQISLGGPIGPADGGLATLGGRTIQQVVETKKAVEPVRPPAAQTPAMIEPTKAPPRKTTPTKTDAKDPRSTIPTKGAEIQKGTAIAETGAKGQGFGLSSGAGGKGGYVDVVNFCCPGYLATMKDQITMNWSSKQGTVAETQMRFVVQRDGRIVDVKVERSSGRADLDYLASRALQLAKLPPLPTEFTGSALPVYLWFEYVR, encoded by the coding sequence ATGGACGCGGTCTCGGAAGTGCTGATCGCGCGCTCGGCCAAGTCCGACGGGCTGTCGTCGATGGTGGGATGGTCGGCGATGGCGCACGTGGCGCTGGTGGCGGCGGTGGCGTTCGTGCCGGGCGCCTGGTTCGGCGCGATCGAGCGGGAGCCGGAGGTGATCCTGCAGATCAGCCTCGGCGGTCCGATCGGGCCGGCCGACGGCGGCCTCGCCACCCTGGGGGGCCGAACGATCCAGCAAGTGGTGGAAACCAAGAAAGCCGTCGAACCGGTGCGACCGCCCGCGGCGCAAACCCCGGCGATGATCGAACCCACGAAGGCGCCGCCGCGCAAGACGACCCCGACCAAGACCGATGCCAAGGATCCCCGCAGCACCATTCCGACCAAAGGCGCGGAGATCCAGAAAGGCACCGCCATCGCCGAGACCGGCGCCAAGGGACAGGGCTTCGGCCTGTCGTCGGGCGCTGGCGGCAAGGGCGGGTATGTCGACGTGGTCAACTTCTGCTGTCCCGGTTACCTGGCGACGATGAAAGACCAGATCACGATGAACTGGAGCTCGAAGCAGGGTACGGTCGCCGAGACGCAAATGCGTTTCGTGGTGCAACGCGACGGGCGAATCGTGGATGTGAAAGTGGAGCGATCGAGCGGCCGGGCGGATCTCGATTACCTGGCGTCGCGTGCCCTGCAACTGGCCAAGCTGCCCCCGCTGCCAACCGAGTTCACTGGATCGGCGCTGCCGGTCTACTTATGGTTTGAGTATGTGCGGTAA
- a CDS encoding biopolymer transporter ExbD: protein MPKISTPPDANTGRRRGRRVTTSLSEINVVPLVDVMLVLLIIFMVAAPMMQKGIEVRLPVSRRADKLTSVRPYISVPLSYRTDQRVWIDEEPVNAAVLSERMRQLMETRTDKDVFLRGDAGVTLQELYEVIDHLKAGGVQNVGITAQPRAAR from the coding sequence GTGCCGAAGATCTCGACCCCGCCCGACGCCAACACCGGCCGCCGCCGCGGCCGCCGCGTGACGACGTCGCTGTCGGAGATCAACGTCGTGCCGCTGGTCGACGTCATGCTGGTGCTGCTCATCATCTTCATGGTGGCGGCGCCGATGATGCAGAAGGGGATCGAGGTCCGGCTGCCGGTCTCGCGCCGCGCCGACAAGCTGACGTCGGTGCGCCCGTACATCAGCGTGCCGCTCTCCTACCGGACCGATCAGCGGGTCTGGATCGATGAGGAGCCGGTCAATGCAGCGGTGCTTTCCGAGCGCATGCGACAGCTGATGGAAACCCGGACTGACAAGGACGTCTTCCTGCGCGGCGACGCCGGCGTCACCTTGCAGGAACTGTACGAGGTGATCGATCACCTCAAGGCCGGCGGGGTGCAGAACGTCGGCATCACGGCCCAGCCGAGGGCGGCGCGATAG